A portion of the Bombus pascuorum chromosome 8, iyBomPasc1.1, whole genome shotgun sequence genome contains these proteins:
- the LOC132910034 gene encoding microtubule-actin cross-linking factor 1, isoforms 1/2/3/4 isoform X40: MEFELDGSLKEWVKDKPLSILQLDPADRAVLRIADERDAIQKKTFTKWVNKHLKKTYTCLHVCVLVNNQPCCSPTASRHVGDLFEDLRDGHNLISLLEVLSGEHLPRERGRMRFHMLQNVQMALDFLRYKKIKLVNIRAEDIVDGNPKLTLGLIWTIILHFQISDIVVGQESNVTAREALLRWARRSTARYPGVRVTDFTGSWRDGLAFSALIHRNRPDLVDWKGARASQPRERLDRVFYVAEREYGVTRLLDPEDVDTPEPDEKSLITYISSLYDVFPEPPTIHPLYDAEDQRRSEEYRELASSLHMWIREKMCLMQERVFPPTLIEMKNLAAGSTKFKNEEVPPRYRDKQRLSYIFRDLQKYFEAVGEVDIEPHLRIEVIEENWNRLMMLHQEREQAIIDEIKRLERLQRLAEKVHREMKATDNRLEELERRVEDEARRLDRLHPLEAKHAVDLLEQDIRNTEVQIQNIFPDVHTLTEGRYSQAAELRKRVQKLHQRWVALRSLLHKRLVQPLSAVSFPVEERVVTKHRTTVHETRLVDTNPHFRALHDCIDWCKAKIKQLQDADYGSDLPSVQNELEVHQREHKNIEQFHPKVERCVQAKSHFHAEELTLYSQHLTVLQKLHTELLAASNKRLSDLDTLHDFIQSATNELVWLSSKEETEVTRDWSDKNLNVQSIEQYYESLMSDLEKREIQFSAVQDRGEALVLQHHPAAKTIEAYMSAMQSQWTWLLQLTLCLEVHLKHAAQSQQFFRDVQQAEQWISKRDESLNTIYSQSEFSLDEGERLLKGMQELREELNSYGDHVQKLVDQAKDVVPMKQRRQPVTRPMQVTCVCSYKQVNMSIEKGEQCTLYDNSGRIKWRVKNQEGVESPVPGVCFALQPPDKDALDAAERLRRQYDRSVGLWQRKQLRLRQNMIFATIKVVKGWDLPQFLAMGQDQRTAIRKALNEDAEKLLSEGDPADPQLRRLKRETAEVNKLFDELEKRARAEEESKNAGRIFNEQISAIQEALDEAERVLNTRIAAPLPRDIDSLEHLVLQHKDFEQTLKRQTPDLDKVQQTFRGITLKTPAMRNKLDAVTTKWTNIWNSSNLYIERLKCVEIVLSSLEENTTSVSELEVKLASFDELPPDLKGLQNVLEDLMVLQNAISQQQTAMDKLNEDTQNARHVVEKSRPSHRGSHSDMDRLDDEVNKLNSRWTNLCAQLVERVRSAEAAYGLAQQLEHAYRNEVDFIDESYEKLEVENAKNLLNKVVERAPAIEAVNVTGSRLIREGKIYGQRLRAFTEQLEDICPSLDASVKKPRREFVSTVDDVARDLDTLNKRYTTLVDLLQERVTQLAAQQTEETSQQFQEALEGLQKWLTDTEEMVSNQKSPSSDYNVVKAQLQEQKFLKKMLMDQQNSMSSSYNMGQEVAAEAEPKERKKIEKQLKDLMARFDNLTESAAKRMEALEQAMGVAKQFQDKLIPLQTWLDKTEKRVRDMELVPTDEEKIQQRVTEHDGLHEDILSKKPEFSELTEVASQLMSLVGEDEAAALADKLQDAADRYAALVERSESLGNLLQRSRQGLRHLVLSYQELQAWMEGMEIRLSKYRVLAVHTEKLLQQMEDLADLTEEVSTRQTEVDSTTDTGLELMKHISSDEALQLKDKLDSLQRRFNDLVSRGSDLLKHAQESLPLVQQFHDNHNRLMDWMQAAESALQSAEPREDEIIRLEMEISEYRPVLDKINAVGPQLSQLSPGEGAATIEALVTRDNRRFAAIAEQIQRKAERLQLSKQRSLEVIGDIDDLLEWFHEVDNQLREAEPPSSEPEIIRVQLKEHKALNDDISSQKGRVRDVISTAKKVIRENGQYEDKSTIRENMEDLRETMEIVSGLSMDRLGALEQALPLAEHLRDTHIDLVSWLEEAEQQVAMLPMPALRPDLIAAQQDKNEFLVQSINEHKPLVEKLNKTGEALLKLCNEEEGIKIQDILEADTTRYAALRAELRGRQQTLEQALQESSQFSDKLEGMLRALSSTADQVNGAEPISAHPGRLRDQMEENSALVDELAQRSEAYAAVRRAADDVISKAGNRADPAVKDIKRKLDKLNKLWSDVQKSTTDRGQTLDEALAIAEKFWSELNGVMSTLRELQDALAGQAPPAAQPAAIQQQQVALQEIRHEIDQTKPDVEQVRASGHELMGLCGEPDKPDVRKHIEDLDQAWDNVTALYARREENLIDAMEKAMEFHETLQNLLEFLQEAEDKFSSMGLLGSDIDEVKKQIKQLANFKAEVDPHMVKVEALNRQAAELTERTSSEQAAAIKEPLGAVNRRWDGLLRGLVERQRLLENALLRLGQFQHALDELLVWIEKTDDTLDNLKAVAGDPQVIEVELAKLKVLVNDIQAHQTSVDTLNDAGRQLIEDGKGTAEASTTAEKLGTLNRRWRDLLQRAADRQRELEDALREAQTFTAEIQDLLSWLGDVDNTIVASKPVGGLPETASEQLERFMEVYNELEQNRLKVESVLQQGQAYLKRADSTSAGGLNHNLRTLKQRWDNVTARASDKKIKLEIALKEATEFHDALQSFVDWLTNAEKILTNLKPVSRVMETILGQIEEHKAFQKDVGVHRETMLNLDKKGTHLKYFSQKQDVILIKNLLISVQHRWERVVSKSAERTRALDHGYKEAREFHDAWSNIMNWLDETEKTLDEVASDGALGGNDPEKIKARLNKHRELQKALSAKQGTYDATMKNGKSLKDKAPKSDEFALKELLNELKNKWTTVCGKCVDRQRKLEEALLFSGQFKDAIQALLEWLSKSEKQLADTGPLYGDLDTVMNLVEQHKTFEKDLESRVSQMESVIKTGRELLAKATPDDASAIGSQLAEINNLWDTVTKLSSDKTERLQEALREAERLHKAVHVLLEWLSDAEMKLRFAGQLPEDEQESRNQLMEHEKFLRELSTKEIEKDQTLELAHVILAKAHPDGALVIKHWITIIQSRWEEVSTWAQQRNQRLENHMRGLQDLDNLLEELLSWLEGLENTLNALEAEPLPDDKATLEMLIVDHREFMENTSRRQNEVDRVCKARQIKSAKDTMKITKAKSPAPTRASPGRERTPDSLPHIGPRFPPKGSKGAEPEFRSPRVKLLWDRWRHVWMLAWERQRRLQDKYNYIQELDRVANFSWEDWRKRFLKFMNHKKSRLTDLFRKMDKNNDGLIPREDFIQGIMNTKFETSRLEMGAVADLFDRHGEGLIDWKEFIAALRPDWEERRTYNDTDKIHDEVKRLVMLCTCRQKFRVFQVGEGKYRFGDSQKLRLVRILRSTVMVRVGGGWVALDEFLLKNDPCRAKGRTNIELREQFILADGVSQTMTAFRSKPSPTSTLQRTPISSANAGPITKVRERSARSVPMGQSRASRSSLSAGTPDSLSDNESSFKLGSARKTSTPYRSSMTPGGSRPSSRPTSRPTSRPTSRPGSRPASRQGSKPPSRYGSTQSLDSTDDSTNVSRIPRRTAVSTTGNTPTSSRHNSVSGKRLSVNGSSSRPRTPTGLVSPASGVPARFGTIHRASSIPTLTGVGTPISRSRIPVYVGTDIKSPQSTTSNISTHSTQSNYSTVSTDSTGSSSMCTNSATNTSSAVKRARTRTPSSGSSTPLPPSLKLSRKPSGASDTSVSTTPATKRKGKPTPIDQRAPFRL; encoded by the exons ACTTACACGTGCCTACACGTGTGCGTCCTTGTGAACAACCAACCATGCTGTTCCCCCACT GCCAGCAGACATGTCGGAGATCTGTTCGAAGACCTGCGGGACGGGCACAACCTCATTTCCTTGCTGGAGGTACTCTCGGGCGAGCATCTT cCGCGAGAGAGAGGTCGGATGCGTTTCCACATGCTGCAGAATGTACAAATGGCTCTTGACTTTTTGCGCTATAAGAAGATCAAGCTCGTTAATATTCGTGCTGAAGACATTGTCGATGGAAACCCAAAGTTGACTCTAGGTTTGATATGGACCATCATACTTCACTTCCAG aTATCCGATATTGTAGTGGGTCAGGAATCGAACGTGACTGCCCGTGAAGCTCTTCTGAGATGGGCCAGACGATCGACGGCGCGTTATCCTGGAGTGCGCGTTACGGACTTTACCGGATCGTGGAGGGATGGGCTAGCTTTCAGCGCATTAATCCATCGAAACAGACCAGATCTGGTCGATTGGAAAGGTGCTCGTGCTAGTCAACCACGAGAGCGGCTCGATCGGGTCTTCTACGTCGCGGAGCGCGAGTATGGCGTTACGAGGCTTCTCGATCCTGAAG ATGTGGACACTCCTGAACCGGATGAGAAGTCCTTGATAACGTACATCTCTTCGCTCTACGACGTGTTCCCGGAGCCGCCAACGATTCACCCGTTGTACGATGCCGAGGACCAGAGGCGCTCGGAGGAATATAGAGAGCTAGCTAGTTCCCTCCACATGTGGATCCGCGAAAAGATGTGCCTGATGCAGGAACGTGTCTTCCCGCCGACCttaatagaaatgaaaaatttggcGGCCGGCAGCACGAAATTCAAGAATGAGGAAGTACCGCCCAGATACAGAGACAAGCAACGACTTTCTTACATCTTCAGGGATTTGCAAAAGTACTTCGAAGCGGTCGGTGAGGTGGACATTGAACCTCACTTACGTATCGAGGTTATTGAAGAAAATTGGAATAGATTGATGATGCTGCATCAGGAAAGAGAACAGGCGATAATCGACGAAATTAAACG ACTCGAACGACTGCAACGACTAGCAGAGAAAGTGCACAGAGAGATGAAGGCGACCGACAATCGATTGGAGGAGCTCGAGAGACGAGTGGAGGACGAAGCCAGACGTCTCGATCGACTTCATCCTCTGGAAGCGAAACATGCGGTGGATCTTTTGGAACAGGATATTCGTAACACCGAGGTCCAGatccaaaatatttttccagacGTGCATACACTTACCGAGGGGCGATACAGTCAGGCGGCCGAACTTCGCAAAAG AGTTCAGAAGCTACATCAACGGTGGGTCGCCCTGCGATCTCTTCTTCATAAACGTTTGGTACAGCCGCTGTCGGCCGTATCTTTCCCGGTAGAAGAACGCGTCGTTACGAAACACCGTACTACCGTCCATGAAACCCGATTGGTCGACACCAATCCACATTTCCGTGCGTTACACGACTGCATCGACTGGTGTAAGGCGAAGATCAAACAGCTCCAGGATGCAGACTATGGCTCCGATTTACCTAGCGTGCAGAACGAACTGGAGGTTCACCAAAGGGAACACAAGAATATCGAGCAGTTCCATCCTAAAGTGGAGAGATGTGTGCAGGCTAAGAGCCACTTTCACGCCGAGGAACTGACATTGTATAGCCAACATCTAACTGTTCTTCAAAAACTTCACACTGAATTATTGGCGGCCTCGAATAAGAGACTTTCCGATTTGGACACTCTACATGACTTTATACAATCGGCGACTAATGAACTAGTTTGGCTGAGTTCTAAGGAGGAGACGGAGGTGACACGCGATTGGAGTGACAAGAATTTGAATGTGCAAAGTATCGAGCAGTATTACGAg TCCCTTATGAGTGACCTAGAGAAGCGGGAGATTCAATTCTCCGCGGTGCAAGATCGAGGCGAAGCTCTGGTCCTTCAACATCATCCCGCCGCGAAAACCATCGAAGCTTACATGTCCGCTATGCAGAGTCAATGGACCTGGCTTCTTCAATTAACTCTTTGTCTAGAAGTCCATCTGAAACACGCAGCACAGAGTCAACAATTTTTCCGGGATGTTCAACAGGCTGAACAGTGGATCTCGAAGAGAGATGAATCACTCAACACCATTTATTCCCAATCAGAATTCTCCTTGGACGAGGGTGAACGTTTATTGAAGGGTATGCAAGAACTACGCGAAGAATTGAATAGTTACGGCGATCATGTGCAGAAACTGGTTGATCAAGCGAAGGACGTGGTTCCTATGAAGCAACGTCGACAGCCCGTGACACGACCTATGCAAGTTACATGTGTCTGCAGCTACAAACAAGTTAAT ATGTCGATTGAGAAGGGCGAACAATGTACGTTATACGACAACTCTGGTAGGATAAAATGGCGCGTAAAGAATCAAGAGGGCGTCGAGTCCCCTGTTCCAGGCGTCTGCTTTGCTCTTCAGCCACCTGACAAGGATGCTCTCGATGCTGCAGAAAGATTGCGACGACAATATGACCGAAGTGTTGGATTATGGCAACGGAAACAGCTTCGATTACGACAAAACATGATTTTCGCGACCATCAAAGTGGTCAAAGGCTGGGATCTACCGCAGTTCTTGGCTATGGGCCAGGATCAGAGAACTGCTATCAGAAAAGCCTTAAACGAGGATGCTGAGAAATTGCTGTCCGAGGGCGACCCTGCTGATCCACAATTGAGGCGACTGAAGCGAGAAACGGCCGAAGTGAACAAATTGTTTGATGAACTAGAGAAACGTGCCAGAGCGGAGGAAGAGTCAAAGAACGCGGGACGTATTTTCAACGAACAGATTTCTGCCATTCAAGAAGCATTAGACGAAGCAGAGAGAGTTCTGAACACTCGCATAGCTGCGCCATTGCCGAGAGACATCGACAGCTTAGAACATCTGGTTCTGCAACACAAAGATTTTGAACAAACTCTCAAACGTCAAACGCCAGATCTAGATAAAGTTCAACAAACTTTCCGTGGTATTACTTTGAAGACTCCAGCCATGAGAAACAAGCTCGACGCTGTTACCACCAAATGGACAAATATTTGGAACTCAAGCAATCTGTACATCGAGCGGCTAAAGTGTGTTGAGATCGTGCTTTCTAGTCTTGAGGAGAACACAACCTCGGTATCCGAATTGGAAGTGAAATTGGCGTCGTTTGACGAGCTGCCACCGGATCTGAAGGGATTACAGAATGTACTAGAAGATCTGATGGTGCTTCAAAATGCCATCTCTCAACAGCAAACTGCAATGGATAAACTGAACGAAGATACGCAGAACGCAAGACACGTTGTTGAAAAGTCGAGACCAAGTCATCGTGGCTCTCATTCTGATATGGATCGCTTAGACGATGAAGTGAACAAACTAAACTCCAGATGGACCAATCTATGTGCTCAGTTGGTTGAAAGAGTTCGCAGCGCGGAAGCAGCCTATGGCCTAGCTCAACAGTTAGAACATGCCTACCGTAACGAGGTCGACTTCATTGACGAATCGTACGAAAAACTCGAAGTGGAGAATGCGAAG AATCTATTGAACAAGGTGGTAGAACGAGCGCCGGCGATCGAAGCAGTAAATGTGACAGGCAGTCGATTGATTCGCGAAGGAAAG ATCTACGGACAAAGGCTTCGAGCGTTCACGGAACAGCTGGAAGATATCTGCCCGTCTTTGGATGCTTCGGTGAAAAAACCGCGACGAGAGTTCGTCTCAACGGTTGACGACGTCGCTCGTGATCTAGATACTCTGAACAAGAGGTACACCACGCTCGTGGATCTTCTTCAGGAACGGGTTACACAGCTGGCAGCGCAACAAACCGAGGAGACATCTCAACAG TTCCAGGAGGCTCTGGAGGGTCTTCAGAAATGGCTGACGGACACAGAGGAAATGGTATCCAACCAGAAATCACCATCATCGGATTACAACGTAGTCAAGGCGCAATTACAAGAGCAAAAATTCCTGAAGAAGATGCTAATGGACCAGCAAAACTCAATGTCCTCCTCGTACAATATGGGCCAAGAAGTGGCGGCTGAGGCGGAGCCTAAGGAACGGAAGAAGATCGAGAAACAACTGAAAGATTTGATGGCAAGATTTGATAATCTTACGGAAAGTGCTGCTAAGAGAATGGAAGCACTTGAACAAGCGATGGGAGTAGCGAAACAGTTCCAGGATAAACTGATACCACTTCAAACTTGGCTGGACAAGACCGAAAAACGCGTAAGAGATATGGAGTTGGTTCCAACGGACGAGGAAAAAATCCAGCAACGCGTTACCGAACACGATGGCCTTCACGAGGATATTCTGTCAAAGAAACCTGAATTCAGTGAACTTACAGAGGTTGCTAGTCAACTAATGTCTCTGGTAGGCGAAGATGAAGCCGCTGCTTTGGCTGACAAACTTCAGGATGCGGCTGATAGATACGCTGCATTGGTCGAACGATCGGAATCTCTTGGTAACTTGCTTCAACGTTCGAGACAGGGTTTACGTCATCTGGTACTCAGTTATCAAGAACTTCAGGCTTGGATGGAGGGTATGGAAATCAGATTGTCGAAATACAGAGTGCTGGCAGTGCATACGGAGAAGCTTCTTCAACAAATGGAAGACCTAGCTGACTTGACCGAAGAGGTTTCGACTCGACAGACAGAAGTAGACAGTACCACCGATACTGGATTGGAATTAATGAAACACATATCGAGCGACGAGGCGCTTCAATTGAAAGATAAACTCGATTCTTTGCAACGGCGATTTAATGATTTGGTTAGTCGAGGTTCCGACTTGCTGAAGCACGCGCAAGAGTCTCTTCCATTGGTGCAACAATTCCATGATAATCATAATCGTTTAATGGATTGGATGCAAGCTGCAGAATCGGCTCTGCAATCAGCCGAACCTCGCGAAGATGAAATTATTAGATTAGAAATGGAGATATCGGAATATAGACCAGTTCTAGACAAGATCAACGCCGTTGGACCGCAGTTGTCTCAGTTATCTCCGGGTGAAGGGGCAGCGACTATCGAAGCTCTAGTCACCAGAGACAACAGGAGATTCGCCGCCATTGCCGAGCAGATTCAACGAAAGGCTGAGAGGCTTCAGCTGAGTAAGCAACGTTCGCTGGAAGTGATCGGTGATATTGACGATTTACTAGAATGGTTCCATGAAGTGGATAATCAATTAAGGGAAGCAGAACCACCAAGCAGCGAACCGGAAATCATCAGGGTACAATTGAAGGAGCATAAAGCCTTGAACGACGACATATCCAGTCAGAAAGGACGTGTTAGGGATGTGATATCCACAGCAAAGAAGGTGATCCGTGAAAATGGTCAATACGAGGACAAATCTACGATCAGAGAAAATATGGAGGACTTACGAGAAACCATGGAAATTGTTTCCGGTCTTTCAATGGATAGACTCGGTGCTTTGGAACAAGCTTTGCCATTGGCTGAACATTTACGCGACACTCACATTGATTTAGTCAGCTGGTTAGAAGAGGCTGAACAACAAGTCGCAATGCTTCCTATGCCTGCGTTAAGACCCGATCTAATAGCCGCCCAACAGGACAAGAACGAGTTCCTCGTGCAGAGCATCAACGAACACAAACCTTTGGTCGAGAAGTTGAACAAAACTGGTGAAGCATTGTTGAAGCTGTGCAACGAAGAAGAAGGTATCAAAATACAGGACATATTGGAAGCAGACACCACTCGATATGCAGCCCTCAGAGCAGAACTTCGTGGTCGACAGCAGACTCTCGAACAGGCACTTCAGGAATCTTCTCAGTTCTCCGACAAGCTGGAAGGAATGCTGCGTGCTCTCTCATCAACTGCCGATCAAGTAAATGGCGCCGAACCGATCAGCGCTCATCCTGGTCGGTTAAGAGATCAGATGGAAGAGAATTCCGCTCTGGTCGACGAATTGGCTCAAAGATCCGAGGCCTATGCGGCTGTGAGGAGGGCCGCCGATGACGTGATCAGCAAGGCAGGTAACAGAGCTGATCCAGCCGTAAAGGACATCAAACGGAAGCTGGACAAATTGAACAAACTATGGAGCGACGTGCAAAAGTCGACGACCGACAGAGGTCAAACGTTAGACGAAGCTTTGGCGATCGCCGAAAAATTCTGGTCCGAGTTGAATGGCGTGATGTCTACTCTGCGAGAGCTTCAGGATGCTCTTGCTGGTCAGGCGCCACCAGCAGCTCAACCTGCTGCCATCCAACAGCAACAGGTTGCCTTGCAGGAGATTAGGCACGAAATCGACCAAACGAAACCAGATGTCGAGCAAGTACGAGCTTCTGGTCACGAGTTGATGGGTCTTTGTGGTGAGCCAGACAAACCAGATGTTAGAAAGCATATCGAAGATTTGGATCAAGCCTGGGATAATGTGACTGCCCTATATGCCAGAAGAGAGGAAAATCTGATCGATGCTATGGAGAAAGCCATGGAGTTCCACGAGACCTTGCAAAATCTTCTGGAGTTCCTACAAGAAGCCGAGGACAAGTTCTCCAGTATGGGACTGCTAGGAAGCGATATCGACGAAGTTAAAAAACAGATCAAACAATTGGCCAATTTCAAAGCCGAAGTAGATCCTCACATGGTCAAGGTCGAAGCTCTAAACAG ACAAGCTGCCGAACTGACAGAGAGAACGTCCTCGGAACAAGCTGCAGCCATCAAAGAACCGCTTGGTGCCGTTAACAGACGGTGGGACGGACTGCTTCGAGGCCTCGTGGAGAGGCAAAGGCTCTTGGAGAACGCGTTACTACGTCTAGGACAATTCCAGCATGCTCTAGACGAATTGCTGGTATGGATCGAGAAGACGGACGACACTTTGGACAACTTGAAGGCCGTGGCCGGTGATCCTCAAGTGATCGAAGTGGAATTAGCTAAACTGAAAGTACTTGTAAATGATATTCAAGCCCATCAGACCAGCGTGGACACTCTGAACGACGCTGGAAGACAGTTAATAGAGGATGGAAAGGGAACAGCCGAAGCTTCGACGACTGCTGAGAAATTGGGTACTTTGAATCGTCGTTGGCGCGATTTGTTGCAACGTGCTGCTGATCGTCAACGAGAATTGGAAGATGCGCTTAGAGAAGCGCAAACCTTTACGGCGGAGATACAGGACCTTTTGTCTTGGCTGGGTGATGTGGACAACACTATAGTAGCTTCAAAACCTGTTGGAGGATTGCCGGAAACAGCTTCAGAACAGTTAGAACGCTTTATGGAAGTGTACAACGAATTGGAACAAAATCGTTTGAAAGTTGAATCGGTTCTTCAACAAGGACAAGCGTACTTGAAGCGTGCTGATTCTACTAGTGCCGGTGGTCTGAATCACAACTTGAGGACTTTGAAACAACGATGGGATAATGTGACTGCTCGCGCAAGTGATAAAAAGATCAAGCTCGAGATCGCTCTGAAAGAGGCTACAGAGTTCCACGATGCACTTCAATCGTTTGTCGATTGGTTAACCAACGCGGAGAAGATTCTGACGAATCTGAAACCTGTGTCGAGGGTAATGGAAACTATCCTCGGACAGATAGAGGAACACAAAGCGTTTCAGAAGGACGTTGGAGTTCATCGTGAGACTATGCTGAACCTCGATAAGAAGGGCACGCATTTGAAATACTTTTCACAGAAACAGGACGTGATTCTAATCAAAAACTTGTTGATAAGTGTGCAACACAGATGGGAAAGAGTAGTTTCGAAGTCTGCAGAGAGAACCAGGGCTCTTGATCACGGATACAAAGAGGCCAGAGAATTCCACGATGCTTGGTCCAATATAATGAACTGGCTCGACGAAACGGAGAAAACTTTGGACGAGGTTGCCAGTGATGGCGCCCTTGGAGGAAATGATCCAGAGAAGATCAAGGCCAGACTGAATAAGCATCGTGAATTGCAGAAAGCTCTCAGCGCCAAACAGGGTACCTATGACGCAActatgaaaaatggaaaatcatTAAAAGACAAAGCGCCTAAAAGTGATGAATTTGCTTTGAAAGAACTTTTGAATGAGTTGAAGAACAAGTGGACCACTGTTTGTGGTAAGTGCGTGGATAGACAGAGGAAGCTCGAGGAAGCATTGTTGTTCTCGGGACAATTCAAGGACGCTATTCAGGCGTTGCTGGAATGGCTTAGTAAGTCTGAGAAGCAGCTGGCAGACACCGGTCCACTTTATGGCGACCTTGACACTGTAATGAATTTGGTTGAACAACATAAGACCTTCGAGAAGGATCTCGAATCCAGAGTCTCTCAGATGGAATCCGTAATCAAAACGGGTCGCGAGCTTCTTGCTAAGGCGACGCCTGATGATGCATCTGCTATAGGATCACAGCTtgctgaaataaataatctttggGACACGGTAACCAAGTTGTCCTCTGACAAGACTGAACGACTCCAAGAAGCCCTCAGAGAGGCTGAACGCCTTCACAAGGCAGTTCACGTACTTCTGGAGTGGCTGAGCGATGCTGAAATGAAGCTGAGATTTGCTGGACAGTTGCCGGAAGATGAACAGGAGAGCAGGAATCAGTTGATGGAACACGAAAAGTTCTTGCGTGAATTAAGCACcaaggaaattgaaaaagatcAAACTTTGGAGCTGGCTCACGTGATTCTTGCAAAGGCACACCCTGATGGAGCTTTGGTTATCAAACATTGGATCACGATTATTCAATCCAGATGGGAAGAGGTTTCCACCTGGGCCCAACAAAGGAATCAAAGATTGGAGAATCATATGCGAGGACTTCAG GACCTCGACAATCTTCTGGAAGAACTACTGTCATGGTTAGAAGGTTTGGAGAACACTCTCAACGCTCTTGAAGCTGAGCCTCTACCAGACGATAAAGCTACTTTAGAAATGCTGATTGTGGATCACAGAGAATTTATGGAGAACACCAGTCGAAGACAGAACGAAGTTGACCGCGTCTGTAAAGCCAGACAGATCAAATCTGCGAAAGATACGATGAAGATAACGAAGGCTAAGTCACCTGCCCCAAC CCGAGCCAGCCCAGGCCGTGAGAGAACGCCCGATTCGTTGCCGCACATCGGCCCACGGTTCCCACCCAAAGGAAG CAAAGGTGCCGAACCGGAGTTCCGTAGTCCGAGAGTAAAACTGCTGTGGGACAGGTGGAGACACGTTTGGATGTTGGCGTGGGAACGTCAACGTCGTTTACAGGataagtataattatatcCAAGAACTGGACCGTGTCGCAAACTTCAGCTGGGAGGATTGGCGCAAGAGA TTCCTGAAATTCATGAACCACAAAAAGTCCAGATTAACAGATCTCTTCAGGAAAATGGATAAGAATAACGACGGACTGATTCCACGCGAGGACTTCATTCAAGGAATCATGAACACTA AATTCGAGACTTCACGGTTAGAAATGGGAGCGGTCGCAGATTTGTTCGATCGCCACGGTGAAGGATTGATAGATTGGAAGGAATTCATCGCGGCTCTAAGACCAGACTGGGAGGAACgcagaacgtataacgacactGACAAGATTCACGATGAAGTAAAACGATTGGTGATGCTTTGTACTTGTCGCCAGAAATTCCGTGTATTTCAAGTTGGCGAAGGAAAATATAGG TTTGGAGACAGTCAGAAGTTGCGGTTGGTACGGATTCTACGATCGACCGTGATGGTACGAGTCGGTGGTGGATGGGTAGCATTGGacgaatttctattaaaaaatgatccTTGCCGCG CCAAGGGAAGAACGAATATCGAGCTGCGAGAACAATTCATATTGGCGGATGGCGTCAGCCAGACAATGACGGCGTTCAGATCGAAACCGAGCCCAACCTCGACGCTGCAGCGTACGCCAATCTCATCCGCGAATGCCGGACCCATCACCAAG GTGAGGGAACGCAGCGCTCGCAGCGTTCCCATGGGACAATCGCGAGCATCGCGCTCATCGTTGAGCGCCGGAACGCCGGACAGCCTAAGCGACAACGAGAGCTCTTTCAAGCTTGGCTCCGCCAGAAAAACAAGTACACCCTACAGAAGCTCTATGACACCGG GCGGTAGTCGACCATCCAGTAGGCCAACTTCGAGACCAACATCCAGACCAACCAGTAGACCCGGAAGTAGGCCCGCATCCAGGCAAGGAAGCAAACCACCGAGTCGCTATGGTTCCACACAGTCGTTAGATAGCACTG aTGATTCGACCAATGTGAGCCGCATTCCACGTAGAACGGCAGTGAGCACGACAGGGAATACTCCCACTTCTAGCAGACACAATAGCGTGTCAGGAAAGCGCTTATCGGTGAACGGTTCGAGTTCACGACCTCGAACGCCCACCGGCCTGGTTAGTCCTGCCAGTGGTGTTCCAGCGAG gTTTGGCACGATCCATAGAGCTTCGAGCATTCCAACCCTGACTGGTGTCGGCACACCGATCAG CCGTTCGAGGATCCCCGTATATGTGGGCACGGATATAAAATCCCCACAATCGACGACCAGCAATATTTCCACTCATTCTACGCAAAGCAACTACTCGACGGTTTCTACCGATTCTACCGG GAGCAGCTCGATGTGTACAAATTCAGCAACTAACACCTCGTCGGCCGTTAAGCGAGCTAG AACAAGGACACCGTCCAGTGGGTCGAGCACGCCACTGCCGCCTTCTTTGAAACTATCCAGGAAACCTTCTGGAGCATCGGATACGTCCGTATCGACCACACCGGCCACTAAACGAAAAGGCAAACCAACGCCGATCGACCAACGGGCGCCATTCCGATTGTAG